In one window of Candidatus Scalindua sp. DNA:
- the aroC gene encoding chorismate synthase, with protein MLTFTTAGESHGECLIVIMSGFPAGVLLDESVINEDLKMRQGGYGRGGRMQIERDQVSILSGIRKKTSIGSPICLKIENKDYKIDTLPDVTSPRPGHADLSGVMKYGQDDIRNVLERASARETAARVAAGSLAKVLLSKFGINVLGYVKGIGGVNSRKTILDQDEIRRRRVKSRVYCLDESIEMEIIKKIDEAKKNGDSLGGIIEIVSFGVPTGLGNYTHWDLRLDGAIAKALMSIQGIKGVEFGLGFQFAEKFGSQVHDEISYDPSTRETSVSGGFGRVSNNAGGIEGGMSNGEVIVSRAVMKPIPTLMKPLKSIDIHTKETIDASVERSDTCAVPAASIIGESVVSFEIARCFLDKFGGDSLGEITRNYHGYLKQLREM; from the coding sequence ATGCTGACATTTACAACAGCCGGTGAATCACATGGCGAGTGTCTTATTGTTATCATGAGCGGTTTTCCTGCCGGGGTTCTGCTGGATGAGTCCGTAATCAATGAGGATTTGAAGATGCGGCAGGGCGGATACGGCAGGGGCGGCAGAATGCAGATCGAAAGAGACCAGGTTTCTATTTTGTCGGGGATAAGAAAGAAGACATCCATAGGCAGTCCGATTTGTCTGAAAATTGAAAATAAGGACTACAAGATTGATACATTGCCTGACGTGACCAGTCCAAGGCCCGGTCACGCGGATCTGTCCGGGGTGATGAAATATGGCCAGGATGATATACGGAATGTCCTTGAGCGTGCAAGTGCGAGGGAGACCGCTGCCCGGGTTGCCGCAGGTTCTCTGGCTAAAGTGCTGCTTTCAAAATTCGGTATAAATGTTTTAGGCTACGTTAAGGGAATTGGAGGTGTGAATTCCCGTAAAACAATACTAGACCAGGACGAGATACGGAGGAGAAGAGTTAAAAGCCGGGTGTATTGTCTGGATGAATCGATAGAAATGGAAATTATTAAAAAGATTGATGAGGCCAAGAAGAATGGTGACTCTCTTGGTGGAATTATTGAGATAGTGTCATTTGGTGTGCCGACAGGATTGGGGAATTATACCCACTGGGATTTGCGATTAGATGGGGCGATAGCAAAGGCCTTGATGTCTATTCAGGGAATTAAGGGGGTAGAATTCGGTTTGGGGTTTCAATTTGCTGAAAAATTTGGTTCACAGGTGCATGATGAGATTTCATACGACCCTTCAACCAGAGAAACTTCCGTTTCCGGAGGATTTGGGAGGGTTTCTAATAATGCAGGTGGAATTGAAGGCGGTATGTCCAACGGTGAAGTGATCGTTTCCAGGGCGGTTATGAAACCGATACCAACACTGATGAAACCGTTGAAATCGATAGACATACACACGAAAGAGACAATTGATGCATCTGTAGAGCGTTCTGATACATGTGCTGTTCCTGCAGCATCCATTATAGGAGAATCTGTGGTTTCGTTTGAAATAGCACGATGTTTTCTGGATAAGTTTGGTGGAGATAGTCTTGGTGAAATAACACGGAATTACCATGGATATTTGAAGCAACTTCGAGAGATGTAA